One window of the Amycolatopsis mediterranei genome contains the following:
- a CDS encoding DEAD/DEAH box helicase codes for MTLTDLLPADPDPDALFEAFTTWTAERGIELYPAQEEAVMEVVSGSNVILSTPTGSGKSLVAVGAHFTALAQGRRSYYTAPIKALVSEKFFQLIDIFGADSVGMMTGDSSVNPDAPIICCTAEILANIALRFGADAPVGQVVADEFHFYSEPDRGWAWQVPILELPHAQFVLMSATLGDVSFFEKDLTRRTGKPTAVVTSAQRPVPLTFRYALTPLHETMSELLNGGQAPVYVVHFSQAAAIERAQTLMSINVTSKAEKEAIAELIGDFRFAAGFGKTLSRLVRHGIGVHHAGMLPKYRRLVETLAQSGLLKVICGTDTLGVGINVPIRTVVFSALTKYDGVRQRHLKAREFHQIAGRAGRAGYDTDGYVVVQAPDHVVENAKALEKAGDDPKKKKKIVRKKAPEGFVNWTESTFDRLIAAEPEPLTSSFKVTHSMLLNVISRPGNAFDSMRHLLEDNHEDRASQRKLILRAIAIYRALLAAGVVERLSEPDEQGRIIRLTVDLQFDFALNQPLSPFALAAIELFDLESPSYALDVVSTVESTVDNPRPVLSQQQFKARGEAVQAMKAEGIEYDERMELLENISYPKPLEELLQGAFHSYRQGHPWVDDYELSPKSVVRDMYERAMNFVEYIGFYQLARSEGLVLRYLTDVYDSLRHTVPDEAKTEPLQDLIEWLGELVRQVDSSLLDEWEALRHPDEEGPVSTRPPSEPPAVTRNERAFRVLVRNELFRRVELFARRAWFPLGELDAESGWDADAWQEAIEGYFEEYETLGTGPDARGPALIMIEQQPDVWKVRQTFDDPAGDHDWGISAEVDLAASDEAGMAVVRVTEVGAH; via the coding sequence ATGACTCTCACAGACCTCCTGCCTGCGGATCCCGACCCCGACGCCCTGTTCGAAGCCTTCACGACCTGGACGGCCGAGCGGGGCATCGAGCTGTACCCGGCGCAGGAGGAGGCGGTGATGGAGGTCGTCTCCGGATCGAACGTCATCCTTTCGACGCCGACCGGCTCCGGGAAGAGCCTCGTCGCCGTCGGCGCGCACTTCACCGCGCTCGCCCAGGGCCGTCGCAGCTACTACACCGCGCCCATCAAGGCCCTCGTTTCGGAGAAGTTCTTCCAGCTCATCGACATCTTCGGGGCCGACAGCGTCGGGATGATGACCGGCGACTCCAGCGTCAACCCGGACGCCCCGATCATCTGCTGCACGGCCGAAATCCTGGCGAACATCGCGTTGCGGTTCGGTGCGGACGCCCCGGTCGGGCAGGTCGTCGCCGACGAGTTCCACTTCTACTCCGAGCCCGACCGCGGCTGGGCCTGGCAGGTGCCGATCCTCGAGCTGCCGCACGCCCAGTTCGTCCTCATGTCGGCGACCCTGGGCGACGTCTCCTTCTTCGAGAAGGACCTCACCCGCCGCACCGGCAAGCCGACCGCCGTCGTCACGTCGGCGCAGCGCCCGGTGCCGCTGACCTTCCGGTACGCGCTGACGCCGCTGCACGAGACGATGTCCGAGCTGCTCAACGGCGGCCAAGCGCCGGTCTACGTCGTACACTTCTCGCAGGCCGCGGCCATCGAGCGGGCGCAGACGCTGATGAGCATCAACGTGACGTCGAAGGCCGAAAAGGAGGCCATCGCCGAGCTGATCGGCGACTTCCGGTTCGCCGCCGGCTTCGGCAAGACGCTCTCGCGGCTGGTCCGCCACGGCATCGGCGTCCACCACGCCGGGATGCTGCCCAAGTACCGGCGATTGGTCGAGACCCTCGCCCAGTCCGGGCTGCTGAAGGTGATCTGCGGGACCGACACCCTCGGCGTCGGCATCAACGTGCCGATCCGGACGGTCGTCTTCTCCGCGCTGACGAAGTACGACGGCGTCCGCCAGCGGCACCTCAAGGCACGCGAGTTCCACCAGATCGCCGGCCGGGCCGGGCGTGCGGGCTACGACACCGACGGGTACGTCGTCGTGCAGGCCCCCGACCACGTCGTCGAGAACGCGAAGGCCCTCGAGAAGGCGGGCGACGACCCGAAGAAGAAAAAGAAGATCGTCCGGAAGAAGGCGCCGGAAGGGTTCGTCAACTGGACCGAGAGCACGTTCGACCGGCTCATCGCCGCCGAGCCGGAGCCGCTGACGTCCAGCTTCAAGGTCACGCACTCGATGCTGCTGAACGTGATTTCGCGGCCGGGCAACGCCTTCGACTCGATGCGGCACCTGCTCGAGGACAACCACGAGGACCGCGCGTCGCAGCGCAAGCTCATCCTGCGCGCCATCGCGATCTACCGCGCGCTGCTCGCCGCCGGCGTCGTCGAGCGGCTGTCCGAACCGGACGAACAGGGCCGGATCATCCGGCTCACCGTCGACCTGCAGTTCGACTTCGCGCTCAACCAGCCGCTTTCGCCGTTCGCGCTGGCCGCGATCGAGCTGTTCGACCTCGAATCGCCGAGCTACGCGCTCGACGTCGTGTCCACAGTGGAATCCACAGTGGACAACCCGCGCCCGGTGCTCTCGCAGCAGCAGTTCAAGGCGCGCGGCGAGGCCGTGCAGGCGATGAAGGCCGAAGGCATCGAGTACGACGAGCGGATGGAGCTGCTCGAGAACATCAGCTACCCGAAGCCGCTCGAAGAGCTGCTGCAGGGCGCGTTCCACAGCTACCGGCAGGGCCACCCGTGGGTCGACGACTACGAGCTGTCGCCGAAGTCGGTCGTGCGGGACATGTACGAGCGCGCGATGAACTTCGTCGAGTACATCGGCTTCTACCAGCTGGCCCGGTCCGAGGGGCTCGTGCTGCGCTACCTCACCGACGTCTACGACTCGTTGCGCCACACCGTGCCGGACGAGGCCAAGACCGAGCCGCTGCAGGACCTCATCGAGTGGCTCGGCGAGCTCGTCCGGCAGGTCGACTCCAGCCTCCTCGACGAGTGGGAAGCCCTGCGTCACCCGGACGAAGAAGGGCCGGTCTCGACGCGGCCGCCGTCCGAGCCGCCGGCCGTCACGCGCAACGAGCGCGCGTTCCGCGTCCTGGTGCGCAACGAGCTGTTCCGCCGGGTCGAGCTGTTCGCGCGGCGGGCGTGGTTCCCGCTCGGCGAGCTGGACGCGGAATCGGGCTGGGACGCCGACGCGTGGCAGGAAGCGATCGAGGGCTACTTCGAGGAGTACGAGACGCTCGGCACCGGCCCGGACGCCCGCGGCCCGGCGCTG